A genome region from Glycine max cultivar Williams 82 chromosome 5, Glycine_max_v4.0, whole genome shotgun sequence includes the following:
- the HIR3 gene encoding hypersensitive-induced response protein 1-like isoform X1: MGNLFCCVKVDQSTVAMREGFGRFEKVLQPGCHCMPWFLGKQLAGHLSLRLQQLDLRCETKTKDNVFVNVVASIQYRALAEKANDAFYKLSNTKTQIQAYVFDVIRASVPKLNLDDAFEQKSEIARAVEEELEKAMSAYGYEIVQTLIVDIDPDVHVKRAMNEINAAARLRLAANEKAEAEKILLIKRAEGEAESKYLSGLGIARQRQAIVDGLRDSVLGFSVNVPGTSARDVMDMVLVTQYFDTMKDIGAASKSSAVFIPHGPGAVRDVASQIRDGLLQASHQ, translated from the exons ATGGGGAATCTTTTTTGTTGTGTGAAAGTTGATCAATCTACGGTGGCTATGAGAGAAGGATTTGGACGATTTGAGAAGGTACTTCAGCCGGGATGCCATTGCATGCCATGGTTCCTTGGAAAACAACTTGCTGGTCATCTCTCTCTTCGGCTACAGCAACTGGATCTTCGTTGTGAGACCAAGACAAAG GATAATGTCTTTGTCAACGTTGTTGCTTCTATTCAATATCGTGCCCTGGCAGAGAAGGCCAATGATGCTTTTTACAAACTGAGCAATACAAAGACCCAAATTCAAGCCTATGTTTTTGATG TAATTAGGGCAAGTGTTCCAAAACTAAACTTGGATGATGCTTTTGAGCAGAAAAGTGAAATTGCCAGAGCTGTGGAAGAAGAACTTGAgaag GCTATGTCAGCTTATGGGTATGAAATTGTTCAAACACTGATTGTTGATATAGATCCAGATGTGCATGTGAAGCGGGCTATGAATGAAATCAATGCTG CTGCAAGATTGAGGTTGGCAGCTAATGAGAAGGCAGAGGCAGAGAAGATCTTGCTAATCAAACGAGCTGAGGGCGAGGCAGAGTCTAAGTATCTTTCTGGTCTGGGTATTGCTCGCCAACGTCAAGCAATTGTGGATGGCTTGAGAGATAGTGTGCTTGGATTCTCAGTTAATGTACCTGGGACAAGTGCAAGAGATGTCATGGACATGGTCCTTGTCACTCAGTATTTTGACACTATGAAAGACATTGGTGCTGCCTCCAAGTCTTCTGCTGTGTTTATTCCACATGGACCTGGTGCTGTTCGTGATGTAGCTAGTCAAATTCGAGACGGACTTCTTCAGGCTTCTCATCAGTAG
- the LOC100527247 gene encoding alpha-crystallin-type small(s) heat shock protein superfamily protein, producing the protein MASARGTTRVGVRTRARTPVVEEIVPNSGWTEDSAGHYLLVDLPDFRKEEMKLQVNSYGRIVVSGERNLNEWKHVHFRLTFPAPLNSDMDKIAGKFDGGILYVTVPKQVTQQNKESETAKVGNGKVERAEEKDSHQHGNGEVERAAENDSHAPNADEGRIGPNQHDNHIEHEVKRHENEHIGEFPEQVIRNWHQESMLRSAVGVLRKNKGIVVTAVIAFSLGLFVSHKFNSTGP; encoded by the exons ATGGCCAGTGCTAGAGGTACTACAAGGGTTGGAGTAAGAACAAGGGCACGAACTCCAGTTGTGGAAGAGATAGTACCTAATTCTGGATGGACAGAGGACTCTGCGGGCCATTACCTTCTAGTGGATCTTCCCG ATTTCAGGAAGGAGGAGATGAAGCTCCAGGTTAATAGCTATGGCCGTATTGTTGTATCAGGAGAGAGGAACTTAAATGAGTGGAAACATGTTCATTTTCGGCTGACTTTTCCAGCACCGCTGAACTCTGATATGGATAAGATAGCTGGAAAGTTTGATGGTGGAATCCTTTATGTCACTGTCCCCAAGCAAGTAACACAACAGAACAAAGAAAGTGAGACTGCGAAAGTTGGAAATGGAAAAGTTGAAAGAGCAGAAGAGAAAGATAGCCATCAGCATGGAAATGGTGAAGTTGAAAGAGCAGCAGAAAATGATAGCCATGCACCCAATGCTGATGAGGGGAGGATAGGTCCCAATCAGCATGACAACCATATAGAGCATGAAGTAAAAAGACATGAAAATGAGCACATTGGAGAATTTCCTGAACAAGTAATAAGGAATTGGCATCAAGAATCCATGTTAAGAAGTGCAGTGGGGGTTTTGAGGAAAAACAAAGGAATTGTAGTAACAGCTGTTATAGCATTTTCCTTGGGGTTGTTCGTATCTCACAAATTCAACAGCACAGGTCCTTGA
- the LOC100783882 gene encoding protein QUIRKY, giving the protein MMTTPFQQPPQTVRRLVVEVVDARNLLPKDGQGSSSPYVVADFDGQRKRTTTRFKELNPVWNEPLEFIVSDPENMEFEELEVEVYNDKKFGNGSGRKNHFLGRVKLYGTQFSRRGEEALVYYTLEKRSVFSWIRGEIGLRIYYYDEMLMEEEKPPPPPQQQQEEQGERTEQDRNKPPPGVVVVEEGRVFEAPGAMEQCVPLPSGPPHSPRVVVVAESPPPVVHVSQDPPLAEMCEPPASEMQFHPEVRKMQANRGNRVKILKRPNGDYLPKDISGKKTGNESERVHPFDLVEPMQYLFVKIWKARGLAPPSEGPIVRVRMSSQSRRSNPASYRPSEPPDSPEWNQTFALSYNNTNDANSATLEISVWDSPTENFLGGVCFDLSDVPVRDPPDSPLAPQWYRLEGGTADQNPGRVSGDIQLSVWIGTQSDDAFPEAWISDAPYVAHTRSKVYQSPKLWYLRVTVVEAQDLNIAPNLPPLTAPEVRVKVELGFQSQRTRRGSMNHRSLSFHWNEDLLFVAGEPLEDSVIVLLEDRTTKEPALLGHIVIPLSSIEQRIDERHVAAKWFTLEGGPYCGRVQMRLCLEGGYHVLDEAAHVCSDFRPTAKQLWKPAVGILELGILGARGLLPMKSKGGGKGSTDAYCVAKYGKKWVRTRTVTDTFDPRWNEQYTWQVYDPCTVLTVGVFDNWRMFADVSEDHRPDCRIGKVRIRVSTLESNRIYTNSYPLLVLTRTGLKKMGEIELAVRFACPSLLPDTCAVYAQPLLPRMHYLRPLGVAQQEALRGASTKMVAQWLARSEPPLGHEVVRYMLDADSHVWSMRKSKANWFRIVAVLAWAVGLAKWLDDIRRWKNPVTTVLLHILYLVLVWYPDLIVPTAFLYVVLIGIWYYRFRPKIPAGMDTRLSQAEAVDPDELDEEFDTMPSSKPPDVIRMRYDRLRMLAARVQTVLGDFATQGERLQALVSWRDPRATKLFIGVCLTITVALYAMPPKMVAVALGFYYLRHPMFRNPMPSATLNFFRRLPSLSDRLM; this is encoded by the coding sequence ATGATGACGACGCCGTTTCAGCAACCGCCCCAAACCGTACGGAGACTGGTCGTGGAAGTGGTGGACGCGCGCAACCTGCTCCCCAAGGATGGGCAAGGCAGCTCCAGCCCTTACGTGGTGGCGGACTTCGACGGCCAGAGGAAGCGAACCACGACCCGGTTCAAGGAGCTGAACCCGGTCTGGAACGAGCCTTTGGAGTTCATCGTCTCCGACCCAGAGAACATGGAGTTCGAGGAGCTCGAAGTGGAGGTGTACAATGACAAGAAGTTCGGCAACGGAAGCGGCCGCAAGAACCACTTCCTCGGGAGGGTTAAGCTCTACGGAACTCAGTTTTCAAGAAGAGGCGAAGAAGCTCTTGTTTACTACACGCTCGAGAAGAGAAGCGTGTTCAGTTGGATAAGAGGAGAAATTGGCCTCAGGATTTATTACTACGACGAGATGCTTATGGAAGAGGAGAaaccgccgccgccgccgcagCAGCAGCAGGAGGAGCAAGGTGAGAGAACGGAACAAGACCGGAACAAGCCGCCGCCGGGGGTGGTGGTTGTCGAGGAGGGACGGGTTTTCGAGGCTCCTGGAGCGATGGAGCAATGCGTGCCTCTTCCTTCAGGTCCTCCTCATTCGCCGCGTGTTGTGGTCGTGGCTGAATCTCCGCCGCCGGTGGTTCATGTTTCGCAGGATCCGCCGTTGGCGGAAATGTGTGAGCCTCCGGCGTCGGAAATGCAGTTCCACCCCGAGGTGAGGAAAATGCAGGCCAACAGAGGGAATAGGGTGAAGATTTTGAAGCGGCCGAACGGTGATTACTTGCCTAAAGATATTTCTGGAAAGAAAACTGGTAATGAGTCTGAGCGAGTTCATCCCTTCGATCTGGTGGAGCCGATGCAGTACCTGTTTGTGAAAATCTGGAAGGCCCGTGGGCTCGCTCCTCCCAGTGAAGGCCCAATCGTGAGGGTTAGGATGTCGAGCCAATCCAGGAGATCCAATCCCGCAAGTTACAGGCCCAGCGAGCCCCCCGATTCGCCGGAATGGAACCAGACATTCGCGCTGAGTTACAACAACACGAACGATGCAAACAGCGCCACACTGGAGATTTCGGTTTGGGATTCCCCGACAGAGAATTTCCTCGGTGGCGTTTGCTTCGACCTCTCCGACGTTCCGGTGAGAGATCCTCCGGACAGTCCTTTGGCGCCGCAATGGTACCGCCTCGAAGGAGGAACCGCCGATCAGAATCCCGGGAGAGTCTCCGGTGACATTCAGCTTTCCGTGTGGATCGGGACGCAATCCGACGACGCGTTCCCGGAAGCGTGGATCTCAGACGCACCCTACGTGGCTCACACTCGATCCAAGGTTTATCAATCGCCAAAGCTCTGGTACCTGCGCGTGACGGTGGTGGAAGCGCAAGACCTGAATATTGCTCCGAATCTGCCTCCACTGACAGCGCCGGAAGTGAGGGTGAAGGTGGAATTAGGGTTCCAATCGCAGCGAACAAGGAGAGGATCCATGAACCACCGCAGCTTATCGTTCCACTGGAACGAGGACCTTCTATTCGTAGCCGGTGAGCCACTGGAAGATTCTGTCATAGTTCTGTTGGAAGATCGAACCACCAAGGAACCGGCGCTGCTAGGCCACATCGTGATTCCTCTGAGCTCAATCGAGCAGCGAATCGACGAGCGCCACGTGGCAGCAAAATGGTTCACCTTAGAGGGCGGGCCCTACTGCGGCAGAGTCCAGATGCGCCTCTGCCTGGAGGGAGGGTACCACGTGCTGGACGAAGCGGCGCACGTGTGCAGCGACTTCCGTCCCACGGCGAAACAGTTATGGAAGCCGGCGGTGGGGATTCTAGAGCTTGGAATTCTTGGCGCTCGGGGGCTGCTACCGATGAAATCCAAAGGCGGTGGAAAGGGGTCCACGGATGCTTACTGCGTGGCAAAGTATGGGAAGAAGTGGGTCCGGACCCGAACCGTAACCGATACCTTCGATCCACGGTGGAACGAGCAGTACACGTGGCAGGTATACGACCCCTGCACGGTCCTCACCGTGGGAGTGTTCGACAACTGGCGCATGTTCGCTGACGTGTCGGAGGACCACAGGCCCGATTGCCGCATCGGCAAGGTACGCATACGCGTGTCTACGCTGGAGAGCAACAGAATATACACTAACTCCTACCCCCTCCTCGTCCTCACGCGAACCGGCTTGAAAAAAATGGGCGAAATCGAGTTAGCGGTTCGCTTCGCCTGCCCCTCCCTGCTGCCCGACACGTGTGCGGTGTACGCCCAGCCCCTGCTTCCGCGTATGCACTACCTCCGCCCGCTCGGGGTGGCGCAGCAGGAGGCTCTCCGCGGCGCCTCCACGAAGATGGTGGCGCAGTGGCTGGCGCGCTCGGAGCCGCCGCTGGGGCACGAGGTGGTTCGGTACATGCTGGACGCAGACTCGCACGTGTGGAGCATGAGGAAGAGCAAAGCCAATTGGTTCAGAATCGTGGCGGTGTTGGCTTGGGCGGTTGGACTGGCAAAATGGTTAGATGACATAAGAAGGTGGAAGAATCCAGTTACCACAGTGCTACTCCACATTCTTTACTTAGTCCTCGTTTGGTATCCGGATTTGATTGTTCCCACCGCCTTCTTATATGTTGTTTTAATCGGAATATGGTATTACCGGTTCAGACCCAAGATTCCGGCCGGGATGGATACCCGCTTGTCGCAGGCCGAAGCGGTTGATCCGGACGAGCTGGACGAGGAATTCGACACCATGCCAAGTTCCAAACCACCCGATGTAATTCGAATGCGATATGATAGGTTAAGAATGCTGGCTGCAAGGGTGCAAACAGTGTTGGGTGATTTTGCCACACAGGGTGAGAGGCTTCAAGCATTGGTTAGTTGGAGGGACCCTAGGGCTACAAAATTGTTCATTGGAGTCTGCCTTACCATAACTGTAGCACTCTATGCTATGCCACCAAAAATGGTGGCGGTGGCGTTAGGCTTTTATTACCTCCGCCACCCCATGTTCCGGAACCCAATGCCCTCCGCCACGTTGAACTTTTTCCGGCGACTTCCCAGCCTCTCGGATCGCTTGATGTAG
- the LOC100787061 gene encoding mitochondrial outer membrane protein porin 1: MSTCPGIYFDIGKKAKDVLHKDYSNLSPIHFHYQFMDYNVDLSCKVDELVPGFKSLFKCTIPDSGKVELQHLSNYTGITGCIGLEGNLEKGYDPVLNLSGLVGTNILSLGGNVALDLPTRTISKLNAGLGLNTDFLVASLTMHDSFDIVKASCYHEVNPLTKTAIAAELNHSLSMGETSATVGAQHAFLPQTLVKARFDTFGRAGALIQQGFWERCFVTMAGEVEFNTSDNNLHPKVGVSVALKP; the protein is encoded by the exons ATGAGCACCTGTCCGGGGATATATTTTGATATTGGCAAGAAGGCTAAAG ATGTTCTTCACAAGGACTATTCAAATCTATCTCCAATTCACTTTCACTACCAATTCATGGACTATAATGTAGACCTCTCTTGTAAAG TAGATGAACTTGTACCTGGATTCAAGAGCCTTTTCAAATGCACCATACCTGATTCTGGGAag GTGGAACTACAGCACTTGAGCAACTACACTGGGATTACTGGATGCATTGGATTAGAAGGAAACCTAGAAAAAGGATATGACCCTGTTCTAAACTTATCAGGTCTTGTAGGAACAAACATTCTGTCTCTTGGAGGCAATGTTGCTCTTGACCTACCAACAAGAACAATCAGCAAGCTGAATGCTGGCTTAGGCCTCAACACTGACTTCCTTGTTGCTTCCTTGACCAT GCATGACAGCTTTGACATTGTGAAAGCCTcctgttatcatgaagtgaacCCCCTAACCAAGACTGCCATTGCAGCAGAGCTGAATCATAGCTTGTCAATGGGGGAGACTAGTGCCACAGTTGGTGCTCAGCATGCATTTTTACCGCAAACGTTGGTAAAGGCTCGATTTGACACCTTTGGCAGGGCAGGTGCTCTTATTCAACAAGGGTTCTGGGAGAGATGTTTTGTAACTATGGCTGGAGAAGTGGAGTTTAATACCTCGGATAATAATTTGCATCCCAAGGTTGGAGTCTCTGTGGCTTTAAAACCCTAG